In the Ursus arctos isolate Adak ecotype North America unplaced genomic scaffold, UrsArc2.0 scaffold_19, whole genome shotgun sequence genome, one interval contains:
- the ZNF507 gene encoding zinc finger protein 507 isoform X5 produces the protein MRRGKAGGKREKSRERGGRGRGRGHGRAPGRPKEARGSSSRRPTADMEESSSVAMLVPDIGEQEAILTAETVISSSLEIDEQRKVKTDPLIHVIQKLSKIVEHEKSQKCLLIGKKRSRSSGVAHSLEAQELCEIPAKVTQSPAAESRRAEMSQIHFTPGSLAQNDGKAMSYQCSLCKFLSSSFSVLKDHIKQHGQQNEVILMCSECHITSKSQEELEAHVVNDHENDANSRTQSKAQQCVSPSNPLSQRPTERSNETASDLAVSADSLQIHTAQNAPVTEMGKRKWYAYEQYGMYRCLFCSYTCGQQRMLKTHAWKHAGEVDCSYPIFENENEPLGLLDSSVAAEPGALDAVVIAIGDNELSIHNGPSVQVQICSSETLSSSSPLEQSTEGGVHLGQSVTLDPNEEEMLEVISDVEENLVADSLLSSAQKIISSSPNKKGHVNVIVERLPNAEETLSQKHFLMNAEIEEGKNLSPTESQIGCEGRDEVYRADKCTVDIGGLIIGWSSPEKKDSELVNKGLAADENAPPGRRRTNSESLRLHSLAAEALVTMPIRAAELTRANLGHYGNINLLDPDTGQRQADSTLAAYSKMMSPLKNSADGLTTFNQSNSTLVALPEGRQELSDGQVKTGISMSLLTVIEKLRERTDQNASDDDILKELQDNAQCQPSSDTSLSGSSVVEYIPNADRPYRCRLCHYASGNKGYIKQHLRVHRQRQPYQCPICEHIADNSKDLENHMINHCKTRIYQCKQCEESFHYKSQLRNHEREQHSLPDTLSVATSNESRISGDTADGKCVQEGNKSSVQKQYRCDVCDYTSTTYVGVRNHRRIHNSDKPYRCSLCGYVCSHPPSLKSHMWKHASDQNYNYEQVNKAINDAISQSGRVLGRSPAKTLLNSSEERADPVTGSSENLISSSELMSQAPGEVVGSNENEKLSPTSNTSCSLEKNCSLAPPGMEYCVLLFCCCICGFESTSKENLLDHMKEHEGEIVNIILNKDHNTALNTN, from the exons ATATGGAAGAAAGCAGCAGTGTTGCCATGTTGGTACCAGATATTGGAGAACAGGAAGCTATATTGACTGCTGAAACTGTCATCAGTTCATCATTGGAAATCGATgaacaaagaaaagttaaaacaGATCCATTGATCCATGTTATCCAGAAGTTAAGTAAGATAGTAGAACATGAAAAGTcacaaaaatgtcttttaattgggAAAAAACGCTCACGTTCAAGTGGTGTAGCACACTCTCTTGAAGCCCAAGAACTTTGCGAGATTCCAGCTAAAGTAACCCAGTCACCTGCTGCCGAGAGTAGAAGGGCTGAGATGTCGCAGATACATTTTACCCCTGGCTCTCTTGCCCAGAACGATGGGAAGGCCATGTCTTACCAGTGTAGCCTTTGCAAGTTTCTGTCGTCATCGTTTTCTGTGTTAAAAGATCATATCAAGCAGCATGGTCAGCAGAATGAGGTGATATTAATGTGCTCAGAGTGCCATATTACATCTAAAAGCCAAGAGGAACTTGAAGCTCACGTGGTAAATGACCATGAAAACGATGCCAACAGTCGCACTCAATCCAAAGCCCAACAGTGTGTAAGCCCTTCCAACCCTTTGTCTCAGAGACCCACAGAAAGAAGTAACGAAACCGCTTCTGATCTCGCCGTGAGTGCGGACAGTCTGCAAATTCACACTGCCCAAAACGCACCCGTGACAGAGATGGGTAAGAGGAAGTGGTATGCGTATGAACAGTATGGCATGTATCGGTGCTTGTTTTGTAGTTACACCTGTGGCCAGCAGAGAATGTTGAAAACACATGCTTGGAAGCATGCCGGGGAGGTCGATTGCTCCTATCcaatctttgaaaatgaaaacgaGCCCCTAGGCTTGCTGGACTCTTCAGTGGCTGCTGAACCTGGTGCGCTGGACGCAGTCGTCATTGCTATTGGAGACAACGAACTGAGTATCCACAACGGGCCTTCAGTACAAGTGCAGATTTGCAGCTCAGAAACATTATCCTCTTCATCTCCTTTAGAACAGAGTACGGAAGGGGGAGTTCATCTAGGTCAGTCAGTTACTCTTGACCCTAACGAGGAAGAAATGCTAGAGGTGATTTCCGATGTGGAGGAGAATCTGGTTGCTGATAGCCTACTTTCATCTGCACAGAAGATCATCAGTAGCAGCCCAAATAAAAAAGGTCACGTTAATGTGATAGTGGAGCGTCTGCCAAATGCTGAAGAAACTCTTTCACAGAAACATTTCCTCATGAATGCCGAAATCGAAGAAGGAAAAAACCTGAGCCCGACAGAATCCCAGATTGGGTGTGAAGGAAGAGATGAAGTTTATCGTGCTGATAAATGTACTGTTGACATCGGGGGGCTGATCATAGGCTGGAGCAGTCCAGAGAAGAAAGACAGTGAGTTAGTTAACAAAGGACTGGCTGCTGATGAGAATGCCCCGCCAGGCCGAAGAAGAACAAATTCTGAGTCTCTCAGACTGCACTCGTTAGCCGCAGAAGCCCTCGTCACGATGCCTATAAGAGCTGCAGAGCTGACGAGGGCCAACCTCGGGCACTACGGCAATATAAACCTTTTAGATCCAGACACCGGCCAAAGGCAAGCAGATAGTACGTTGGCAGCATATTCTAAAATGATGTCACCACTTAAAAACTCTGCAGATGGATTAACTACTTTTAACCAAAGCAACTCTACTTTGGTAGCACTCCCAGAGGGTAGGCAGGAATTGTCAGATGGGCAAGTTAAGACTGGCATCAGCATGTCCTTACTGACGGTCATTGAAAAGCTGAGGGAAAGGACAGACCAAAATGCTTCAGATGATGACATTTTGAAGGAGTTGCAGGACAACGCCCAGTGCCAACCCAGCAGCGACACGAGCTTGTCGGGAAGCAGCGTGGTAGAATACATCCCCAATGCTGATCGGCCCTACCGCTGCCGCCTGTGTCACTACGCAAGCGGGAACAAGGGCTACATCAAGCAGCACTTGCGGGTGCATCGACAGAGACAGCCGTATCAGTGTCCTATCTGTGAGCACATAGCTGACAACAGCAAAGATTTGGAGAACCACATGATCAACCACTGTAAAACAAGAATATACCAGTGCAAACAGTGTGAGGAATCTTTTCATTATAAG aGTCAGCTGAGGAACCATGAGAGAGAGCAACACAGTCTTCCAGATACCTTGTCAGTAGCAACTTCTAATGAGTCGAGAATTTCTGGTGATACAGCTGATGGAAAATGTGTTCAAGAAG GGAATAAGTCTTCAGTCCAGAAACAGTATAGATGTGACGTGTGCGATTATACGAGTACGACATATGTTGGTGTCAGAAACCACAGACGAATCCATAACTCTGACAAGCCATACAG ATGCTCTCTGTGTGGGTACGTGTGCAGCCATCCTCCGTCTTTGAAGTCCCACATGTGGAAGCATGCAAGTGACCAGAATTACAACTACGAACAAGTAAACAAGGCTATCAATGACGCCATTTCACAGAGTGGCAG agttctggGGAGATCCCCTGCAAAGACGCTCTTAAACAGCAGTGAGGAAAGAGCCGATCCTGTCACTGGAAGTTCGGAAAACTTGATATCATCCTCAGAGCTGATGTCCCAGGCTCCCGGCGAAGTTGTAGGTTCCAACGAAAATGAGAAACTGAGCCCTACAAGTAATACCTCATGTAGTTTGGAAAAAAACTGCAGTCTGGCGCCTCCTGGCATGGAGTATTGTGTTTTACTCTTCTGTTGTTGTATCTGTGGCTTCGAATCTACCAGCAAAGAAAACCTCTTGGATCATATGAAAGAGCATGAAGGTGAGATCGTAAACATCATCCTCAATAAGGACCACAACACCGCTCTAAATACAAATTAG
- the ZNF507 gene encoding zinc finger protein 507 isoform X1 → MRRGKAGGKREKSRERGGRGRGRGHGRAPGRPKEARGSSSRRPTADMEESSSVAMLVPDIGEQEAILTAETVISSSLEIDEQRKVKTDPLIHVIQKLSKIVEHEKSQKCLLIGKKRSRSSGVAHSLEAQELCEIPAKVTQSPAAESRRAEMSQIHFTPGSLAQNDGKAMSYQCSLCKFLSSSFSVLKDHIKQHGQQNEVILMCSECHITSKSQEELEAHVVNDHENDANSRTQSKAQQCVSPSNPLSQRPTERSNETASDLAVSADSLQIHTAQNAPVTEMGKRKWYAYEQYGMYRCLFCSYTCGQQRMLKTHAWKHAGEVDCSYPIFENENEPLGLLDSSVAAEPGALDAVVIAIGDNELSIHNGPSVQVQICSSETLSSSSPLEQSTEGGVHLGQSVTLDPNEEEMLEVISDVEENLVADSLLSSAQKIISSSPNKKGHVNVIVERLPNAEETLSQKHFLMNAEIEEGKNLSPTESQIGCEGRDEVYRADKCTVDIGGLIIGWSSPEKKDSELVNKGLAADENAPPGRRRTNSESLRLHSLAAEALVTMPIRAAELTRANLGHYGNINLLDPDTGQRQADSTLAAYSKMMSPLKNSADGLTTFNQSNSTLVALPEGRQELSDGQVKTGISMSLLTVIEKLRERTDQNASDDDILKELQDNAQCQPSSDTSLSGSSVVEYIPNADRPYRCRLCHYASGNKGYIKQHLRVHRQRQPYQCPICEHIADNSKDLENHMINHCKTRIYQCKQCEESFHYKSQLRNHEREQHSLPDTLSVATSNESRISGDTADGKCVQEGNKSSVQKQYRCDVCDYTSTTYVGVRNHRRIHNSDKPYRCSLCGYVCSHPPSLKSHMWKHASDQNYNYEQVNKAINDAISQSGRVLGRSPAKTLLNSSEERADPVTGSSENLISSSELMSQAPGEVVGSNENEKLSPTSNTSCSLEKNCSLAPPGMEYCVLLFCCCICGFESTSKENLLDHMKEHEGGPHFLSSSNNPEDGGRPQCSPSALPVHFSSVSSQRNVWTLTEAFVLDLSSYSRYLLVASLLSLSFLTKQMVGTHVYIVSSHDVLGLTKTSRLLY, encoded by the exons ATATGGAAGAAAGCAGCAGTGTTGCCATGTTGGTACCAGATATTGGAGAACAGGAAGCTATATTGACTGCTGAAACTGTCATCAGTTCATCATTGGAAATCGATgaacaaagaaaagttaaaacaGATCCATTGATCCATGTTATCCAGAAGTTAAGTAAGATAGTAGAACATGAAAAGTcacaaaaatgtcttttaattgggAAAAAACGCTCACGTTCAAGTGGTGTAGCACACTCTCTTGAAGCCCAAGAACTTTGCGAGATTCCAGCTAAAGTAACCCAGTCACCTGCTGCCGAGAGTAGAAGGGCTGAGATGTCGCAGATACATTTTACCCCTGGCTCTCTTGCCCAGAACGATGGGAAGGCCATGTCTTACCAGTGTAGCCTTTGCAAGTTTCTGTCGTCATCGTTTTCTGTGTTAAAAGATCATATCAAGCAGCATGGTCAGCAGAATGAGGTGATATTAATGTGCTCAGAGTGCCATATTACATCTAAAAGCCAAGAGGAACTTGAAGCTCACGTGGTAAATGACCATGAAAACGATGCCAACAGTCGCACTCAATCCAAAGCCCAACAGTGTGTAAGCCCTTCCAACCCTTTGTCTCAGAGACCCACAGAAAGAAGTAACGAAACCGCTTCTGATCTCGCCGTGAGTGCGGACAGTCTGCAAATTCACACTGCCCAAAACGCACCCGTGACAGAGATGGGTAAGAGGAAGTGGTATGCGTATGAACAGTATGGCATGTATCGGTGCTTGTTTTGTAGTTACACCTGTGGCCAGCAGAGAATGTTGAAAACACATGCTTGGAAGCATGCCGGGGAGGTCGATTGCTCCTATCcaatctttgaaaatgaaaacgaGCCCCTAGGCTTGCTGGACTCTTCAGTGGCTGCTGAACCTGGTGCGCTGGACGCAGTCGTCATTGCTATTGGAGACAACGAACTGAGTATCCACAACGGGCCTTCAGTACAAGTGCAGATTTGCAGCTCAGAAACATTATCCTCTTCATCTCCTTTAGAACAGAGTACGGAAGGGGGAGTTCATCTAGGTCAGTCAGTTACTCTTGACCCTAACGAGGAAGAAATGCTAGAGGTGATTTCCGATGTGGAGGAGAATCTGGTTGCTGATAGCCTACTTTCATCTGCACAGAAGATCATCAGTAGCAGCCCAAATAAAAAAGGTCACGTTAATGTGATAGTGGAGCGTCTGCCAAATGCTGAAGAAACTCTTTCACAGAAACATTTCCTCATGAATGCCGAAATCGAAGAAGGAAAAAACCTGAGCCCGACAGAATCCCAGATTGGGTGTGAAGGAAGAGATGAAGTTTATCGTGCTGATAAATGTACTGTTGACATCGGGGGGCTGATCATAGGCTGGAGCAGTCCAGAGAAGAAAGACAGTGAGTTAGTTAACAAAGGACTGGCTGCTGATGAGAATGCCCCGCCAGGCCGAAGAAGAACAAATTCTGAGTCTCTCAGACTGCACTCGTTAGCCGCAGAAGCCCTCGTCACGATGCCTATAAGAGCTGCAGAGCTGACGAGGGCCAACCTCGGGCACTACGGCAATATAAACCTTTTAGATCCAGACACCGGCCAAAGGCAAGCAGATAGTACGTTGGCAGCATATTCTAAAATGATGTCACCACTTAAAAACTCTGCAGATGGATTAACTACTTTTAACCAAAGCAACTCTACTTTGGTAGCACTCCCAGAGGGTAGGCAGGAATTGTCAGATGGGCAAGTTAAGACTGGCATCAGCATGTCCTTACTGACGGTCATTGAAAAGCTGAGGGAAAGGACAGACCAAAATGCTTCAGATGATGACATTTTGAAGGAGTTGCAGGACAACGCCCAGTGCCAACCCAGCAGCGACACGAGCTTGTCGGGAAGCAGCGTGGTAGAATACATCCCCAATGCTGATCGGCCCTACCGCTGCCGCCTGTGTCACTACGCAAGCGGGAACAAGGGCTACATCAAGCAGCACTTGCGGGTGCATCGACAGAGACAGCCGTATCAGTGTCCTATCTGTGAGCACATAGCTGACAACAGCAAAGATTTGGAGAACCACATGATCAACCACTGTAAAACAAGAATATACCAGTGCAAACAGTGTGAGGAATCTTTTCATTATAAG aGTCAGCTGAGGAACCATGAGAGAGAGCAACACAGTCTTCCAGATACCTTGTCAGTAGCAACTTCTAATGAGTCGAGAATTTCTGGTGATACAGCTGATGGAAAATGTGTTCAAGAAG GGAATAAGTCTTCAGTCCAGAAACAGTATAGATGTGACGTGTGCGATTATACGAGTACGACATATGTTGGTGTCAGAAACCACAGACGAATCCATAACTCTGACAAGCCATACAG ATGCTCTCTGTGTGGGTACGTGTGCAGCCATCCTCCGTCTTTGAAGTCCCACATGTGGAAGCATGCAAGTGACCAGAATTACAACTACGAACAAGTAAACAAGGCTATCAATGACGCCATTTCACAGAGTGGCAG agttctggGGAGATCCCCTGCAAAGACGCTCTTAAACAGCAGTGAGGAAAGAGCCGATCCTGTCACTGGAAGTTCGGAAAACTTGATATCATCCTCAGAGCTGATGTCCCAGGCTCCCGGCGAAGTTGTAGGTTCCAACGAAAATGAGAAACTGAGCCCTACAAGTAATACCTCATGTAGTTTGGAAAAAAACTGCAGTCTGGCGCCTCCTGGCATGGAGTATTGTGTTTTACTCTTCTGTTGTTGTATCTGTGGCTTCGAATCTACCAGCAAAGAAAACCTCTTGGATCATATGAAAGAGCATGAAG GGGGCCCACATTTTCTCTCCTCGTCTAATAACCCAGAAGATGGTGGGCGGCCCCAGTGTTCTCCCAGTGCCCTGCCTGTACACTTCAGTTCTGTGTCCAGCCAGCGCAACGTATGGACACTGACAGAAGCCTTTGTTCTAGATCTCTCATCCTATTCGAGGTACCTCTTGGTGGCTTCTttactttctctgtcttttctcacAAAGCAGATGGTGGGCACCCATGTTTACATTGTATCTTCCCACGATGTACTTGGCTTGACAAAGACAAGCAGGCTTCTCTATTGA
- the ZNF507 gene encoding zinc finger protein 507 isoform X3: MRRGKAGGKREKSRERGGRGRGRGHGRAPGRPKEARGSSSRRPTADMEESSSVAMLVPDIGEQEAILTAETVISSSLEIDEQRKVKTDPLIHVIQKLSKIVEHEKSQKCLLIGKKRSRSSGVAHSLEAQELCEIPAKVTQSPAAESRRAEMSQIHFTPGSLAQNDGKAMSYQCSLCKFLSSSFSVLKDHIKQHGQQNEVILMCSECHITSKSQEELEAHVVNDHENDANSRTQSKAQQCVSPSNPLSQRPTERSNETASDLAVSADSLQIHTAQNAPVTEMGKRKWYAYEQYGMYRCLFCSYTCGQQRMLKTHAWKHAGEVDCSYPIFENENEPLGLLDSSVAAEPGALDAVVIAIGDNELSIHNGPSVQVQICSSETLSSSSPLEQSTEGGVHLGQSVTLDPNEEEMLEVISDVEENLVADSLLSSAQKIISSSPNKKGHVNVIVERLPNAEETLSQKHFLMNAEIEEGKNLSPTESQIGCEGRDEVYRADKCTVDIGGLIIGWSSPEKKDSELVNKGLAADENAPPGRRRTNSESLRLHSLAAEALVTMPIRAAELTRANLGHYGNINLLDPDTGQRQADSTLAAYSKMMSPLKNSADGLTTFNQSNSTLVALPEGRQELSDGQVKTGISMSLLTVIEKLRERTDQNASDDDILKELQDNAQCQPSSDTSLSGSSVVEYIPNADRPYRCRLCHYASGNKGYIKQHLRVHRQRQPYQCPICEHIADNSKDLENHMINHCKTRIYQCKQCEESFHYKSQLRNHEREQHSLPDTLSVATSNESRISGDTADGKCVQEGNKSSVQKQYRCDVCDYTSTTYVGVRNHRRIHNSDKPYRCSLCGYVCSHPPSLKSHMWKHASDQNYNYEQVNKAINDAISQSGRVLGRSPAKTLLNSSEERADPVTGSSENLISSSELMSQAPGEVVGSNENEKLSPTSNTSCSLEKNCSLAPPGMEYCVLLFCCCICGFESTSKENLLDHMKEHEGGPHFLSSSNNPEDGGRPQCSPSALPVHFSSVSSQRNVWTLTEAFVLDLSSYSSYQKIFSYTCC; this comes from the exons ATATGGAAGAAAGCAGCAGTGTTGCCATGTTGGTACCAGATATTGGAGAACAGGAAGCTATATTGACTGCTGAAACTGTCATCAGTTCATCATTGGAAATCGATgaacaaagaaaagttaaaacaGATCCATTGATCCATGTTATCCAGAAGTTAAGTAAGATAGTAGAACATGAAAAGTcacaaaaatgtcttttaattgggAAAAAACGCTCACGTTCAAGTGGTGTAGCACACTCTCTTGAAGCCCAAGAACTTTGCGAGATTCCAGCTAAAGTAACCCAGTCACCTGCTGCCGAGAGTAGAAGGGCTGAGATGTCGCAGATACATTTTACCCCTGGCTCTCTTGCCCAGAACGATGGGAAGGCCATGTCTTACCAGTGTAGCCTTTGCAAGTTTCTGTCGTCATCGTTTTCTGTGTTAAAAGATCATATCAAGCAGCATGGTCAGCAGAATGAGGTGATATTAATGTGCTCAGAGTGCCATATTACATCTAAAAGCCAAGAGGAACTTGAAGCTCACGTGGTAAATGACCATGAAAACGATGCCAACAGTCGCACTCAATCCAAAGCCCAACAGTGTGTAAGCCCTTCCAACCCTTTGTCTCAGAGACCCACAGAAAGAAGTAACGAAACCGCTTCTGATCTCGCCGTGAGTGCGGACAGTCTGCAAATTCACACTGCCCAAAACGCACCCGTGACAGAGATGGGTAAGAGGAAGTGGTATGCGTATGAACAGTATGGCATGTATCGGTGCTTGTTTTGTAGTTACACCTGTGGCCAGCAGAGAATGTTGAAAACACATGCTTGGAAGCATGCCGGGGAGGTCGATTGCTCCTATCcaatctttgaaaatgaaaacgaGCCCCTAGGCTTGCTGGACTCTTCAGTGGCTGCTGAACCTGGTGCGCTGGACGCAGTCGTCATTGCTATTGGAGACAACGAACTGAGTATCCACAACGGGCCTTCAGTACAAGTGCAGATTTGCAGCTCAGAAACATTATCCTCTTCATCTCCTTTAGAACAGAGTACGGAAGGGGGAGTTCATCTAGGTCAGTCAGTTACTCTTGACCCTAACGAGGAAGAAATGCTAGAGGTGATTTCCGATGTGGAGGAGAATCTGGTTGCTGATAGCCTACTTTCATCTGCACAGAAGATCATCAGTAGCAGCCCAAATAAAAAAGGTCACGTTAATGTGATAGTGGAGCGTCTGCCAAATGCTGAAGAAACTCTTTCACAGAAACATTTCCTCATGAATGCCGAAATCGAAGAAGGAAAAAACCTGAGCCCGACAGAATCCCAGATTGGGTGTGAAGGAAGAGATGAAGTTTATCGTGCTGATAAATGTACTGTTGACATCGGGGGGCTGATCATAGGCTGGAGCAGTCCAGAGAAGAAAGACAGTGAGTTAGTTAACAAAGGACTGGCTGCTGATGAGAATGCCCCGCCAGGCCGAAGAAGAACAAATTCTGAGTCTCTCAGACTGCACTCGTTAGCCGCAGAAGCCCTCGTCACGATGCCTATAAGAGCTGCAGAGCTGACGAGGGCCAACCTCGGGCACTACGGCAATATAAACCTTTTAGATCCAGACACCGGCCAAAGGCAAGCAGATAGTACGTTGGCAGCATATTCTAAAATGATGTCACCACTTAAAAACTCTGCAGATGGATTAACTACTTTTAACCAAAGCAACTCTACTTTGGTAGCACTCCCAGAGGGTAGGCAGGAATTGTCAGATGGGCAAGTTAAGACTGGCATCAGCATGTCCTTACTGACGGTCATTGAAAAGCTGAGGGAAAGGACAGACCAAAATGCTTCAGATGATGACATTTTGAAGGAGTTGCAGGACAACGCCCAGTGCCAACCCAGCAGCGACACGAGCTTGTCGGGAAGCAGCGTGGTAGAATACATCCCCAATGCTGATCGGCCCTACCGCTGCCGCCTGTGTCACTACGCAAGCGGGAACAAGGGCTACATCAAGCAGCACTTGCGGGTGCATCGACAGAGACAGCCGTATCAGTGTCCTATCTGTGAGCACATAGCTGACAACAGCAAAGATTTGGAGAACCACATGATCAACCACTGTAAAACAAGAATATACCAGTGCAAACAGTGTGAGGAATCTTTTCATTATAAG aGTCAGCTGAGGAACCATGAGAGAGAGCAACACAGTCTTCCAGATACCTTGTCAGTAGCAACTTCTAATGAGTCGAGAATTTCTGGTGATACAGCTGATGGAAAATGTGTTCAAGAAG GGAATAAGTCTTCAGTCCAGAAACAGTATAGATGTGACGTGTGCGATTATACGAGTACGACATATGTTGGTGTCAGAAACCACAGACGAATCCATAACTCTGACAAGCCATACAG ATGCTCTCTGTGTGGGTACGTGTGCAGCCATCCTCCGTCTTTGAAGTCCCACATGTGGAAGCATGCAAGTGACCAGAATTACAACTACGAACAAGTAAACAAGGCTATCAATGACGCCATTTCACAGAGTGGCAG agttctggGGAGATCCCCTGCAAAGACGCTCTTAAACAGCAGTGAGGAAAGAGCCGATCCTGTCACTGGAAGTTCGGAAAACTTGATATCATCCTCAGAGCTGATGTCCCAGGCTCCCGGCGAAGTTGTAGGTTCCAACGAAAATGAGAAACTGAGCCCTACAAGTAATACCTCATGTAGTTTGGAAAAAAACTGCAGTCTGGCGCCTCCTGGCATGGAGTATTGTGTTTTACTCTTCTGTTGTTGTATCTGTGGCTTCGAATCTACCAGCAAAGAAAACCTCTTGGATCATATGAAAGAGCATGAAG GGGGCCCACATTTTCTCTCCTCGTCTAATAACCCAGAAGATGGTGGGCGGCCCCAGTGTTCTCCCAGTGCCCTGCCTGTACACTTCAGTTCTGTGTCCAGCCAGCGCAACGTATGGACACTGACAGAAGCCTTTGTTCTAGATCTCTCATCCTATTCGAG CTACCAGAAGATTTTCAGTTACACGTGTTGCTGA